The genomic DNA AGGCCGGGGCCGCGAAGGTTTATCTGGCCAGTACTTGTCCGCCGATTCGTCATCCGTGTTTTTATGGAATTGATTTTCCTGACGGAGAATCCCTGGTCGCGCACAAAAAAACAGAAGATGAAATCGCCAAGATTCTGGAAGTGGATGGATTGGTGTTTTTGCCTCTGGCGCGCTTGCAAGAGGGCTTGGGTCTTTCCAATCTTTGCAGTGCTTGCTTGGACGGAGATTATCCCGTTCCGGTGGCGGCGGAAAAATTTATGAAAACAAGACACCACAATACTGGTGGTGATGGTAAAAGCGAGGTGCCTCTATGAAAATTCAAGTTCTATTTGGCAGTGCCAGTGATGAAAGAGTGTACGGACCTTTGTGTCGTTCCCTGGAAAAGTGCGGCGAAGTGAAAATGGAAGTGGCTTCGGCCCACCGTCATCCTGATCGCGTGCGTGAAATCGTCACGACCTGTGGGGCGGATGTTTTTGTCGCCGGAGCAGGCTTAGCCGCGCATCTGCCGGGTGTGGTTGCGTCTCTGACCGCTAAACCGGTATTCGGTATCGCCGTAAACGGGGCGTTCGCTGGTCTTGATTCTTTTTTGTCCATTGTGCAAATGCCTAAAGGCGTTCCCGTCATGGCAGTGACAGAAGAGAACTACAAAAATATTTCCGAGCTTCTTCTGCGCTGGAAAAATCTTCCCGACGACAAAATCTATCTTCATTGGAATCGCAGCCTAGAGTCTTATTCACCTATCCAGAAGGCCCTTGAGGATATTCAAAAAGAA from Bdellovibrio sp. ArHS includes the following:
- a CDS encoding AIR carboxylase family protein gives rise to the protein MKIQVLFGSASDERVYGPLCRSLEKCGEVKMEVASAHRHPDRVREIVTTCGADVFVAGAGLAAHLPGVVASLTAKPVFGIAVNGAFAGLDSFLSIVQMPKGVPVMAVTEENYKNISELLLRWKNLPDDKIYLHWNRSLESYSPIQKALEDIQKESGAEVLWCSQNEEKCLGEIVSPWELPKVVGLNLFLCEKEQLASSNLALDFFAKARHSGVWVGANNIANYVLQWKKLSEMRKTAWN